In a single window of the Methanofollis ethanolicus genome:
- a CDS encoding restriction endonuclease translates to MSEFLIQPEVYSTGRHQSLIGLLEDIWIKNNDLGKGTYYVLSGYGNYNGGVRFFSTFQRHIDEGGRVVSIFGASTSQRQTSKQLVERLLECGCIVYLVNRKNIFHSKCYGYASENEDKLIVTSGNFTSRGISNNVEAAVYLDTNFTHQIKFQWNNLETAVLTQNWDIYTPTLTDPENPAWQLLYDEHESGIGIEESQTVTMVMTLGHADTVRINADPGTKEARGSQYFWLSKNCYDFFPPLTILNSRGYKTTNQCLINLYYVDLKYVDKKTRVTFEAGNNVDFRLGTARYRNTKLAQENDLMVLSRISENNYEIRIIRKNSPKYNVLRQHAVDFIGHRGKRIGYIQNKRLEEILEIQLLKKNEFERLLSNQEH, encoded by the coding sequence ATGAGTGAATTTCTTATTCAACCGGAAGTATATTCTACGGGCAGACATCAGAGTCTCATTGGTCTATTAGAGGACATATGGATCAAAAATAATGATTTAGGCAAAGGAACATATTACGTTTTATCGGGCTATGGAAATTATAATGGAGGAGTGAGATTTTTCTCTACCTTCCAGCGGCATATTGATGAGGGAGGCAGAGTAGTCAGCATCTTTGGTGCAAGTACTTCACAAAGACAGACGAGTAAACAACTCGTCGAACGCTTATTAGAATGTGGCTGTATAGTATATCTCGTCAATAGAAAGAATATTTTTCATTCAAAATGTTATGGATATGCATCTGAAAATGAAGACAAACTTATTGTAACCTCGGGTAATTTTACAAGCCGAGGGATATCCAATAATGTAGAAGCTGCAGTTTATCTTGATACCAACTTCACGCATCAGATCAAATTCCAATGGAACAATCTTGAAACTGCAGTTTTGACACAAAATTGGGACATATACACTCCTACGTTGACTGATCCAGAAAATCCAGCATGGCAACTCCTTTATGATGAACACGAATCGGGCATTGGCATAGAAGAGTCACAGACTGTAACAATGGTTATGACCCTGGGTCATGCTGACACTGTTAGAATAAATGCAGATCCTGGAACAAAAGAAGCAAGAGGATCACAATACTTTTGGTTAAGCAAAAACTGCTATGATTTCTTTCCACCCCTCACTATATTGAATTCAAGGGGATACAAAACCACCAATCAATGTTTAATCAACCTATATTATGTTGATTTGAAATATGTGGATAAAAAGACTCGTGTTACATTTGAAGCAGGAAACAATGTAGATTTCCGATTAGGCACGGCAAGATATAGAAACACAAAACTTGCTCAAGAAAACGACCTCATGGTTTTGAGTAGAATTTCAGAAAATAATTACGAAATTCGAATTATTCGAAAAAATTCCCCGAAATATAATGTTTTAAGACAACATGCAGTTGATTTTATAGGTCATCGAGGAAAGCGTATAGGGTACATACAGAATAAAAGACTCGAAGAAATCCTTGAAATCCAGCTGCTAAAAAAGAACGAATTTGAAAGATTATTGTCGAATCAAGAGCATTAA
- a CDS encoding DNA methyltransferase — MSIDPQKMKTILQSLLSYDWNFPDAANGNGIFNLHPYPAKFIPQIPRALIKELGVPEGTLVCDPFCGSGTSLIEAQNQGYQAIGIDLNPIACMISHVATHPCSDDLLTHAQRCIRQAKLEQGTHPVPPIQNIDHWFKKPIQLAITSILVQINNIQEDDLRKVLQLALSSIIVRVSNQDSDTRYAAVEKNVTDHDVYTLFERACIRYSQVLRHADTPIPQATILNKDILSVTPDDFPAPVGLVVCSPPYPNAYEYWLYHKYRMFWLGFNPQIVKTHEIGARPHFFKKNPQGPMDFKEQMTQVFNLLAQVCVPEAFVCFVLGDSKIRGQIIDNSKLLLDAASTCGFGVRAVIPRSIPNSKKSFNLSHARIQNENIIILQKKSQIDETVPINLDWHKYHYLPYEKKFALREVAALPSLSSIVLNDDHVTVGLTNPTEKDLKQLVYFKTYDAPGLYKGETYQSTLERGIKRNENGKKQSTRYSVHGLHEYKGKFNPQVVRGILNWFNLPEKAQIIDPFCGSGTTLVEASFAGYQAYGWDLNPFAVYLTNTKLLALKSQPEYLEKIAEKIIKGSQNSINNLQIEDERAIYLKKWFPLDVLNQIEKLRLTIDCTAGEYSPIFKVVLSDLLRDYSFQEPSDLRIRRRTTTPFPTTPILSAYKKSLYLFIEDLKQTFSVFPELNPVAKAFVADGRSIESIKGKSPVKLNADFAITSPPYATALPYIDTQRLSLVWLDLIHPKEILSTEKSLIGSRDISKGEQDILKNEIKCNTMNLPPSALDICSHLQQSLAKTDGFRRQAVPSLLYRYFVDMKCSFANVLNLMKPNSYYTLIVGTNRTVLGGEKETINTPELLVDIAISTGWHQVEQIKMDTYKRYGLHATNAVQDEVLLVLKK, encoded by the coding sequence ATGAGTATAGATCCACAAAAAATGAAGACAATTCTACAATCGCTCTTGTCATATGATTGGAACTTCCCAGATGCAGCAAATGGGAATGGTATTTTTAACTTACACCCATATCCTGCAAAGTTTATCCCCCAGATCCCTCGGGCGTTGATAAAAGAGCTAGGGGTACCAGAAGGTACTCTCGTGTGTGATCCGTTTTGTGGATCTGGCACTTCTCTGATCGAAGCACAGAACCAGGGATATCAGGCAATAGGCATCGACTTAAATCCCATTGCCTGTATGATATCACACGTTGCAACACACCCCTGTTCAGATGATTTACTGACTCACGCTCAGCGTTGTATCAGACAGGCAAAGTTAGAACAGGGCACCCATCCAGTCCCACCGATTCAAAATATTGATCATTGGTTTAAAAAACCCATACAGTTGGCGATCACCAGCATCTTAGTTCAAATTAATAATATCCAAGAAGACGATCTTCGCAAAGTTCTGCAGTTGGCCCTCTCAAGCATCATAGTTCGTGTTTCGAATCAAGATAGCGATACCCGATACGCCGCTGTTGAAAAAAATGTAACGGATCATGACGTATACACACTTTTCGAAAGGGCATGCATACGATATAGCCAAGTCCTTCGACACGCAGATACTCCAATACCTCAGGCAACGATACTTAACAAAGATATTCTCAGTGTTACACCAGATGATTTCCCCGCTCCGGTTGGCCTTGTAGTATGCTCTCCTCCATACCCAAATGCATATGAGTATTGGTTATACCACAAATATCGTATGTTTTGGCTTGGTTTCAACCCTCAGATCGTCAAAACACATGAAATAGGGGCTCGCCCACATTTCTTCAAAAAAAACCCACAAGGCCCAATGGACTTCAAAGAGCAAATGACACAAGTATTCAATCTACTCGCTCAGGTCTGTGTTCCAGAGGCGTTTGTGTGTTTCGTTCTAGGCGACTCTAAGATACGCGGTCAAATTATTGATAACTCAAAACTTCTATTGGATGCTGCATCCACTTGTGGGTTCGGGGTCCGTGCGGTTATCCCAAGATCGATACCCAACTCAAAAAAATCATTCAATCTATCACATGCAAGAATCCAGAATGAAAATATCATAATTCTCCAAAAAAAAAGTCAAATAGACGAGACTGTACCAATCAATTTAGACTGGCACAAGTATCACTACCTTCCCTATGAAAAAAAATTCGCTTTACGTGAGGTCGCCGCTTTACCTAGCCTTTCATCGATCGTACTCAACGACGATCATGTGACAGTAGGTTTGACAAATCCCACAGAGAAGGATCTCAAACAACTTGTATATTTCAAAACATATGATGCGCCAGGCCTGTATAAAGGGGAAACATACCAATCAACCCTAGAGAGAGGTATTAAAAGAAATGAGAATGGAAAAAAACAATCGACTCGGTATAGCGTTCATGGTTTACATGAATATAAAGGGAAATTCAATCCACAAGTAGTTAGGGGAATACTAAACTGGTTTAATCTACCCGAAAAAGCACAAATAATCGATCCTTTCTGTGGCAGCGGCACAACATTGGTCGAGGCCAGTTTTGCAGGATATCAAGCATACGGGTGGGATTTGAATCCTTTCGCTGTTTATCTCACAAACACAAAGTTGCTTGCATTAAAATCTCAGCCAGAATATTTAGAAAAAATAGCTGAAAAAATAATCAAAGGATCTCAAAATTCCATAAATAATCTACAAATAGAGGACGAAAGGGCAATATACCTAAAAAAGTGGTTCCCGTTAGATGTATTAAATCAGATAGAAAAATTGCGACTCACTATTGATTGTACGGCGGGAGAATATTCGCCAATTTTCAAAGTCGTTCTTAGTGATCTACTCCGCGATTACTCCTTTCAAGAACCTTCAGATTTACGTATCCGACGGCGCACAACCACCCCATTCCCAACAACACCAATACTTTCAGCATATAAAAAATCCCTATATCTATTTATCGAGGATTTGAAGCAAACTTTTTCGGTTTTCCCAGAACTAAATCCTGTTGCAAAGGCATTTGTTGCGGATGGGCGTTCAATAGAAAGCATCAAAGGTAAATCACCAGTAAAATTGAATGCAGATTTTGCTATCACAAGCCCCCCATATGCAACAGCCCTTCCATACATCGATACCCAGCGTCTTAGTCTGGTCTGGCTTGACCTAATACACCCAAAAGAGATCCTCAGCACGGAGAAGAGCCTTATTGGGAGCAGAGACATATCAAAAGGGGAGCAGGATATACTTAAAAATGAAATTAAATGCAATACAATGAATCTTCCACCATCTGCTCTTGACATATGTTCCCACCTCCAGCAATCACTAGCAAAGACAGATGGTTTCAGACGACAAGCAGTTCCTAGCTTGCTCTACCGTTATTTTGTTGATATGAAGTGTTCTTTTGCAAATGTGCTCAATTTAATGAAGCCAAACAGTTATTATACCCTAATTGTCGGCACAAACCGAACCGTTTTAGGAGGAGAAAAAGAAACCATAAACACACCTGAATTGCTTGTTGACATTGCGATATCAACGGGATGGCATCAGGTTGAGCAAATTAAAATGGACACATACAAACGCTATGGTTTGCACGCTACGAATGCTGTTCAAGACGAAGTATTACTGGTTCTTAAAAAATGA